In Brachybacterium saurashtrense, the genomic stretch TCGCCGGCAGCGCCGTCGCCATGGCGCTGCAGGCGGGGACCTCCCTGCTGCTGATCCTCTTCGAGGCGGAGACCACGGGGCTGTACGCCTGGGGCAACGGCTCCCTGTCCCAGCTGAGCCTGGACGCGTCGCTGCGGGCGCTGCCGGTGATCGCCCTGGTGGTGCTGGGCGCGCTGCTGCTGGCCCGGCGGCTCGACCTGATCGGGCTCGGCGACGATGCCGCGAGCACCCTTGGGGTGCCCGTGGCCCGCACCCGCGTCCTCGCGGTGCTGTGCGCCGTGCTGCTCACTGCCGTCTCCGTGACCCTCGCCGGGCCCCTCGCCTTCGTGGGCCTGGGCGCGCCGGTGCTGGCGCGGCTGGTGGGCGCGCTGGTGCCCTCGGTCCACCGCCACCTCGTGCTGCTGCCGGTCTCCGGCCTGCTGGGGGCGCTGATCGTGCTGCTGGCCGACGCGACGCTGCGGGCCGTGCTCACGCCGCAGGGCGCGGCCGCGATCCCCACCGGCATCCCCACCGCCCTGCTGGGCGCGGTGCTGATCGTGCTGCTGGCCCGCCGGCTGCCGGAGACCGGCGCCACCGCGCAGCCGCCCCGGGCCCGCACCGGGCTCCGCACACGGCGCCGGTTCCTGCTGGTGCTGGCGGTGCTCGCCGCGGCCTGCGGAACGGTGGCGGTGCTGGGACTGCTCGCGGGCAGCCTGTGGCTGCGCACCGGGGACCTCGTCCTGTGGGTGCAGGGCGGGGCGCCCGAGCTGATCGCCCGCGCCCTGGGCGAGCGCCTGCCGCGGGTGACGGCCGCGATCCTCGCCGGGGCCGCGCTCGCGCTCGCTGGCGGCATGGTGCAGTCCACCGTGCGCAACCCGCTCGCCGAGCCCGGGCTGCTGGGCATCACGGCTGGGGCGGGGCTCGGCGCGGCGGCGGTCGTGACGACGCTCGGCGGCGGGCGGTCCGCGATGGTGCTGTGCGCCGTGCTGCTGGGCCTGGGGACGTTCGCGGCGATCGCCGCGCTGGCCTGGCGGGGCGGGCTCGCCCCGGAGCGGTTCGTGCTGGTGGGCATCGGCATGGGGTACGCGATGAGCTCCCTGACCGCCTTCCTGCTGCTGAGCGCGAACCCCTTCGACACCCCGACGTTGCTGACCTGGCTCTCCGGCACCACCTACGGCCGCGGGCTGCGTGACGTGATCCCGGTGCTGTGCACGCTGGTGCTGCTCACGCCGCTGCTGCTGGGACTGCATCGCGAGCTGGACCTGCTGGCCGTCGACGAGGACACCCCGCGCGTCCTCGGGGTGCGCCTGGAGCGCACCCGCCTGCTGGTGATGGCGCTGGCCGCGGTGCTGGCCTCGGTGAGCGTGGTCGCCGTGGGGGTGGTCGGCTTCGTGGGCCTGGTCGCGCCGCACCTCGCGCGGGCCCTCGTGGGCGGCCGGCATGCGCGGGCGCTGCCGGTCGCGATGCTGCTGGGCGGGGTGCTGGTGGGCCTCGCGGATGCGCTGGGACGCTCGGTGATCGCGCCGGCGCAGATCCCCGCCGGGCTGGTGGTGGCGGTGCTCGGCGCCCCGTACTTCGTGTGGCTGCTGCGCCGTTCGGGGGCGTGAGGGGCCGCGCACCGGCACGCGCCGCCGGCCCCTCCGTCACGGGGACGGAGGGGCCGACGGGCGGGGCCGACCGGTGGGCCGGCGGCGGGGCCGACCGGTGGGCCGGCGGCGGGGCCGGCTCAGAAGAAGCCGAGCTTGTTCTCCGAGTAGCTCACCAGCAGGTTCTTGGTCTGCTGGTAGTGGTCGAGCATCATCAGGTGGTTCTCGCGGCCGATGCCGGAGGACTTGTACCCGCCGAAGGCGGCGTGCGCCGGGTAGGAGTGGTAGTTGTTCACCCACACCCGGCCCGCCTGGATCGCGCGCCCGGAGCGGTACACGGTGTTCTGCTGCCGGCTCCACACGCCCGCGCCCAGCCCGTACAGGGTGTCGTTCGCGATCGAGATCGCCTGGTCGTCGTCGCTGAACCGGGTCAGCGCCAGCACCGGGCCGAAGATCTCCTCCTGGAAGATCCGCATCGAGTTGTCGCCCTCGAACACGGTGGGGGTCACGTAGTAGCCGCCGGAGAGGTCCCCGCCGAGGTCCGCGCGCTCGCCGCCGGTGAGGACCTTCGCGCCCTCCTGCCGGCCGATGTCGAGGTAGGAGAGGATCTTCTCGAGCTGATCGTTGCTGGCCTGCGCCCCGATCATGGTGTCGGTGTCCAGCGGGTCCCCCTGGGTGGTGGCCTCTACCCGGGCGAGGCCGTCGGCGACGAAGCCGTCGTAGATGCTCTCCTGCACCAGGGCGCGGGAGGGGCAGGTGCACACCTCGCCCTGGTTCAGGGAGAACATCGCGAAGCCCTCGAGGGCCTTGTCGTAGAAGGAGTCCTTCTGCGAGGCGACGTCCTCGAAGAAGATGTTGGGGCTCTTGCCGCCCAGCTCGAGCGTGACCGGGATGAGGTTCTGGCTCGCGTACTGCATGATGAGCCGGCCCGTGGTGGTCTCGCCGGTGAAGGCGATCTTCGCGATGCGCGGGTTCGAGGCGAGCGGCTTGCCGGCCTCGGCGCCGAAGCCGTTCACGATGTTCAGCACGCCGTCGGGCAGCAGGTCGCCGATCAGCTCGGCGAGCACGAGGATCGAGGTGGGGGTCTGCTCGGCGGGCTTGAGCACCACGGCATTGCCGGCGGCGAGGGCCGGGGCGAGCTTCCACGTGGCCATGAGGATCGGGAAGTTCCACGGGATGATCTGCCCCACCACGCCCAGCGGCTCGTGGAAGTGGTAGGCGACGGTGTCGTCGTCGAGCTGGGAGAGCGCGCCCTCCTGGGCGCGGATGGCGCCGGCGAAGTAGCGGAAGTGGTCCACCGCCAGCGGGAGGTCGGCGTTGAGCGGCTCGCGGATCGCCTTGCCGTTGTCCCAGGTCTCGGCGACGGCGAGCATCTCGAGGTTCTCCTCGATGCGGTCCGCGATCCGGTTCAGGATCACGGCGCGCTCGGCGACCGAGGTCCTCCCCCAGGCGGGGGCGGCGGCGTGGGCGGCGTCCAGCGCCCGCTCGATGTCCTCGGCGGTGGAGCGGGGCACCTCGGTGAACACCTGGCCGGTGACGGGCGTGGGGTTCTCGAAGTACTCGCCCTTGACGGGCGGCACCCACTGGCCGCCGATGTAGTTCTCGTAGCGGGCCTTGAAGGTGACCTTCGCGCCCTCCGTGCCCGGACGTGCGTAGACAGTCATGGCGATCCTTTCGCAGCGGTGCGTGGCCGACGACGATGTCGACTGCCCCGCACCGTAACCCCCGTCACGTTGCATCCGGGTTGCATCCGCCGTGCCCGGCGCCTGGGGCGCCCGGGGCGAGCCGTCAGCCGGCCTCCCCGCGCAGCGCGCGCGCCCGGGCCGCGGCGGCGGCGCGCTCGGGCGCCGCGGGCGCGGCCACCTCGAGGATCGCCATCAGCACCTCGAGGTCGCCCTGCGCCTCCTCCCGCTGCGCATACCGCCACAGCTGGGCGGCGCTGCCCCGCTCGAGGAGCAGCTCGCGCAGGTGGGCGTCCAGCCCGCCGCGCAGCCTGCGCAGCGCGGGCGCGTCGGAGGCGGGCAGCAGCGCCCCGGCGCACTCGGCGAGCGCGGCGTCCACATCCCCGCGCTCCAGCGCGGCGCGGGCGCGGCGCAGGTCGCTGTCGAGCTCCCCGCGCAGGCGGTAGGGCCGCGGCAGGATCTCGAGCCCGTGCTCGCCGGCCTGCGCGAGCACCCGGCGCAGCCGCACCAGCTCCGCCCGCACGGTCCCCTCCGCGGCCGCGTCGCCGTGCAGCGCCTCGGCGAGCTCGGCGGCGCTGCGTCCCTCCGGCGCGAGGTGCAGCAGGGTGAGCAGCTCGGCGTGGCGGCCGCTGAGCGGGTGGTAGTGCGCACCGACCTGCAGCAGCGGGGTGCGGCGCCCGGTGAGCAGCAGCGCGGCCCGGGCGGCCGGTGCGGCGGGGGAGCGGGGGAGGATCCGCGGGCGCGGCCCGCGGGACGGGGCGCGCTGCGCGGGGCCGACGGGCAGCTGCGCGGCCAGCTCCTCCTGCACCGCGCGGGCCGTGGCCTCCAGCAGCGGCAGCACCAGCGGGGAGACCGCCTCGGTGCTGCCGGTCACGTCCAGCACGCCCAGGATCTCGCGGCTGTGCGGATGCCGCACCGGCACCGCGCTGCAGCTCCACGGATGCACCGCCTCGTGGAAGTGCTCGGCACCCACCACCTGCATCGGGGCGGAGGTGGTCAGGGCCAGGGCGGGCGCGGAGGTGCCCATCGCGCCCTCGGACCAGTCCGCGCCGGCGGCGAAGCCCATCGCGTCGGCGCGGGAGAGCAGCCGGGGGCGGCCCTCCACCCACAGCAGCCGCCCGCGGGCATCGCCCAGGGCGACCATCAGCCCGGCCTCGACGGCGGGCTCGATCAGGCGCGAGCGCAGCAGCGGCAGCACGGCGGAGAACAGGTGGTACTCCCGGGCCCGGGCCAGCTCCTCGCCCTCCAGCACGGCGCGGCCGGACCCGGCGGGGGAGGGCAGGGTGGTCAGCGAGCGGCGCCAGGAGGCCAGCACCGCCTCCCGCACCGGCGGGCCCACGGCCCGGATCTCCGCGTGCTCGCGCAGGTCCTCGTGGGCGCGCAGCAGGCGCGCCTGGTAGTCCGAATCCGTCGGCGACCAGCCGGTCGCGGTCATCCCGACGTCCTGGTCGGGGCAGGGCTGTCGATCACGATCCACCTCGTCGTCGCTCGTGTCACACCTGTGCTGACGGTACAGCGCCCTCCTCCCGGGGGCAAAGGGTCGACCCCTCGGCCCACCTCTCCTCCCGTGCGGCCGGCAGGTGCACCCCGGCGAGCATGCACCGCACCGAGCCGCCGGCCGCCTCGATCGTGTGCACCGCCGCGGGGACGATCTGGCACCAGCGCTCCAGTCGCCGGCGCTGGGCGGCGGTGAGCTGCGCCGCCGCGGTCGCGGACAACATCAGGCTGGGCCCCTCGGCCCCGGCCACCTCGAGGCAGTTGCCGAGGAAGCCCGCCACCTGCTCCTCGGAGATCTCCACCACCTCGCGGCCGCTCTCGCGCAGCCGGTTCAGCACGGCCCGGCGCTGGGCGTCGTCGCGGATCATCTCCGAGCCCACCACCGCCACCTCGGTGCCCACGCTCATCAGCACGTTCGTGTGATAGACCGGCACGCCCCGCCGATCGGCGGCGTCGACCAGCAGCGGCGCGAGGCCCAGCTCCTCGCAGGCCAGCGCGAACAGGCCCGCATCCAGGCGGCGGGAACGGCAGGCGTAGGCCACGCCGCCGGCATGGTCGAGCACCATCGCACCGGTGCCCTCGAGGAACCGCCCCGCCCGCTCGTGCGCGGAGAGGTCCAGCACCCGGCGCACGGCGAAGCGGGCGCCGAGGTGCTCCACCACGTCCGCGCGCCGCTCGGGCCGACGGTTCGCGGCGCACATCGGGTACAGCACCACTGTGCCGTCCGCGTGGGTGGAGAGCCAGTTGTTGGGGAAGACGCTGTCGGGGGTGGCGCCGCCGGGGTCCTCGAACACGCTCACCCCCACCCCGATCCCCTCGAGCGTCGCGGCGAGGCCGTCCACCTCGGCGCGGGCGCGGGCGGCCACCTCGGCCGGCGCACCGGGCAGCGGATGCTGGAAGGCGTTGTCGGCCGCGGTGAGCGGGTTCGGGCGGAAGCGGTGGGGGCGGATCAGGACCACGTGGCGCGGGGCCTGCCCGGCCACGGTCAGCCCACCGGGGACAGGACGTCCACCAGGGAGAAGAGGTCCTTGGGGTCGTCGGGCTGGGCCACCAGGTCCACCTCGTCCTGCAGGGCGCTGCCAGCGGTGGCGTCCCGGGCGCAGCGCAGCGCGGAGAAGTCGGAGATCGCGAAGCCCACGGAGTCGAACACGGTGACCTGCGCGGGATCGGTGCGGCCGGCGGCCGCGCCGGTGAGCACCTGCCACAGCTCGGTGACGGGGAAGTCCTCCGCCATCTGCTGGATCTCGCCCTCGATGCGGGTCTGCGGGGTGAACTCCACGAACACCCCCGCCTCCTCGAGGATCCGCGCCTCCAGCTCGGTCTTGCCGGGGCAGTCCCCGCCGATCGCGTTCACGTGCACGCCGGGGCGCACCTGCTCGGCGCCGAGGATGGTGTTGCGGGCCTTGTCCGCGGTGCAGGTGGTGATGATGTCCGCGCCGTCCACGGCGTCGTCCACGGAGGCGGCGAGGTGCACGCGGAAGCCGAGCGGCTCGAGGTTGCCGCGCACCTTCTCCATCGCGGCCGGGTCGATGTCGAACACCCGCAGCTCCTCGATGCCCAGCACGCCGCGGAAGGCGAGCGCCTGGAACTCGGACTGCGAGCCCGCCCCGATCAGGGCCAGGGTGCGGGAGTCGGGCCGGGCCAGCGCCCGCGCCGCCATCGCCGAGGTGGCGGCGGTGCGCAGCGCCGTCAGCAGCGTCATCTCCGCGAGGAAGACGGGGTAGCCGTTGTCCACGTCCGCCAGCACCCCGAAGGCGGTGACGGTCTGGAAGCCGCGGGCGGGGTTCGAGGGATGGCCGTTGACGTACTTGAAGGAGTACAGCTCGCCGTCCAAGGTGGGCATCAGCTCGATCACGCCCAGCGGGGTGTGGCTGGCGATGCGGGGCGTCTTCTCGAACCGCTCCCAGCGGCGGAAGTCCTCCTCCAGGTACTGCGTCATCCGCATCAGGATCTGCTCGGCGCCGTCGCGCCGGATCCAGCGGGCCATGTTCTTCACGTCCAGAAGCTGGGTCATGCTCTCGCCTCCCGTGCTCGGAGGCCGGCCTGGGAGCGCCGGCGCTGATGTCACCAGACTAGGGTTCGCAGATGGCAGGCGACAGAGCCGAGATGCTGAAGTTCTGTGCAGTCGCTGCGCACTCTGCACGGGTGGATCTATCATCATGCGCATGGAGCGCCTCACGGACCTCGACGAACGCCTGCTCGCCGCCCTGCGCCATGACGGCCGCGCCCCGATCGCGACGCTCGCGAGCCGGCTGGGCGTCTCCCGCGCCACGATCACCAGCCGCATCGACAAGCTCACCGCGGCGGGCGTGATCGTGGGCTTCACGGTGCGGGTGCGGGACTACGCCGAGGCCTCCACGGTGCGCGCCACCTCCTTCATCGAGGTGGAGGGGCGCAGCACCGATCACGTGATCGCCCACCTGCGCGGCTTTCCCGAGATCCAGGCCCTGCACACCACCAACGGCGGCTGGGACCTGGTCGCGGAGATCGCCTGCCCGGACCTCCCGGCCTTCGACGACGTGCTGCGCCGGCTCCGCTCGATCGAGGGCGTGGTGAACTCCGAGACCAGCCTGCTGCTGAGCTCCGTGCTGCGGTGACGCGGCGGGGCCGACCGCTGATCGCGCCGAGCACGGAGCCTGACGGGCGGTCAGGGGCTCGGTGAGCGCCCCGGTGTGATCACCTCGAGGCCCACGGCGCGTGCGGCATCGCCGAGTCGGTGGTCGTAGGTGAGGATCGTCGAGGCGTCGAGGCGCACTGCGGCCTCGAGGTGCAGGGCGTCGAGCGTGCGCAGCCCCGGTATCGGAAGCAGCCCTGCGCCGCGGAACACGGCGCGGTCGAGCGCGGCGAGCGAGATGCCGTCGAGCAGACGGGTCGCATGGGCCTGCTCCAGCTGCTCCCGCACCACCAGCCGCCGCAGCTCCGTCTCGAGGAGGTCGCTGGAGACGAGCTCCGCCCCGGTGTCGTCGAGCCATGCCGCGAGCGCGTCACTCTCGGGCTGCTCGACGAGGAGCGCGCCGAGGGCGGAGGTGTCGACATAGACGATCGTCCTCGTGCCGGACTCGGCGGTCACAGGCGGTCCTCGCGCAGCTCATCGAGGAACTCGCCCGCGCTCCCGGGCGTCTGCGCCCGGGGGATGCCCAACGCCGTCCAGCCGCCCCGTCGCCGTGCCGGCCGGGTGATCGCCAGGCGCGGCGACGGGGCGTCGACCGGCACGATCCTGCCCACCAGGGTGCCGCTGTTGGTGAGCTCGAAGGAGTGCCCCTCGCTCACCGCGCGCAGCACCCTGCCGGACTCGTTGCGCAGCTCGCGCTGCGAGAGGCGCCGGGACGGGGCGGGCTCGGAGGTCATGGCGCCACTGTAGCGCGGGTGCTACGCGTTGTCACCGTCCATGGCATCCCGGCGTCACCGCGTCACGGCCTCCAGCAGCTCGAGCACGTGCCGGTAGCTCTTCCCGGTCGCGGCCTGCATGCCCAGCTCGCAGGTGCGGTTGGCGGAGACGTACCACTCGGTCTCCCGCAGCGCGACCTCCGCGGCCTCGGCCGCGGTGGCGGAGGCGGTGAGCTCGGGGTGCAGCATGCCGCGGTCCCCGGCGTAGCCGCAGCAGCCCCAGGCCACGGGCACCACCACCTCCGCCGCGCACGCCTCGGCAATCGCCGTCAGATCCTCGGTGGCGCCGAGGTGCGTGGTCGAGCAGGTGGGGTGCACGGTCGCCGACGCCGCCTGCTCCCGCACCTCGAGCCGGTCCAGCAGGTGGCCGCGCACGAACGTCACCGCGTCGAGCACCTCGATGCCGGTGCCCGCGAGCGCGTCGAGGATCCCCTCCGTGCAGCTGGCCGCGTCGACCACCACGGGCAGGCGCCCGCCCTCGCTCGCCGCGCCCAGGGCGGTGCGCAGGCGCTCGTGCATCCGCTGCTTCGCCGCGGTCATGCCCTTCGAGGAGAAGGGGGTGCCGCAGCACAGCGAGGCGGCGTCGTCCGGGACGGCCAGGCGCATGCCGGCGCGCTCGGCGAGCAGGGCGAGCGCGGCGGGCACCCCGGCGGCCGTGGCCGGCGCGGAGGACGCGCCGGGGGAGCCGCCCGCGCCCGTGTCGGACCCGCATCCGCAGCCGCCGCCGCAGCCGCCTGCGCCGCTCCCGCCCCCGTCGGCCGCGCCGAACATCGTGTGCACGCAGGCCGGCAGGTACACCGCGGCGACCTCGGCCGAGGCCCGGCCGCGCCCGCCGCCGCGCCGCACCGCCCCGCCGTGCCGCGGCAGCTCGGGCCGGTAGTCGGGCACCAGGTCCGGGCCCAGCAGCGCCCGCGCCGCCCCGGTCGCGGCGCGCGGCAGCGCCGCCGGCAGCGCCCCCGCCGCCCCCATCGCGGCGGAGGCGCCGCGGGTGAGCAGGTCCCACTGCCCGGCCGCCGCGGACCATGCCGCGTTCGCCGCGGCGCCGTTCTCCTCCGCGCGCAGCCGGCGCACCAGGTCCCCGGTGTTGATGCCCACCGGGCAGGTGGTCACGCACATCCCGTCGGCCGCGCAGGTCTGCAGTCCCTGGTAGTCGTAGGCCTCCCGGATCGCGGCCGCGGCGGCGTGGTCGCCGCGCTGCGCGGCCAGCGCCGCGTCCCGCCGCAGCACGATCCGCTGGCGCGGGGTGAGGGTGAGGTCCTTCGAGGGGCACACCGGCTCGCAGTAGCCGCACTCCACGCAGCGATCGGCCTCCTCCTCGATGCCCACCACCGGCTTCAGGTCCCGCATGTGGGCGGTGGGGTCGTCGGTCAGCACCACGCCGGGGTTGAGGATCCCGGCCGGGTCCACCAGCGCCTTCAGCTCCCGCATCACGCCGTACAGCATCGGCCCGTACTGCCGCTGGACGAACGGGGCCATCACCCGGCCGGTGCCGTGCTCTGCTTTGAGGTTCCCGCCGCGGCCCAGGATCAGCTCCACCATGTCCTCGGTGAACGCCTCGAGCCGGTGCCCGCCGTCCCCCAGCTGCTCGTTGAGCAGGAAGTGGATGTTGCCGTCCTTGGCGTGCCCGAAGATCACCGATTCGTCGTAGCCGTGGCGGTCGAACAGCTCCTGCAGCCCGCGGCAGGTGGCCTCCAGCGCCGGCACCGGCACCACCACGTCCTCCAGCAGGGCGGTGGACCCTGCCGGTCGCGCCCCCGCGACCGCGGCGTACAGCCCCTTGCGGGTGGTCCACATCGCCGCCCGGCGCGTCGCGTCCGTAGTCATCTCGAACGGGGCGGCCAGGCTCAGCGCGTTCGCGAGGGCGTCGGCGTCGGCGGCCTTCTGCGCGAGGGCCTCGGCCTCGTCGGCCCGGTGCTCCACCAGCAGCGCCGCCGGGGAGCCGGCCCCCAGGCCCCGGATCTCCTGGGGCGCGCCGGGCAGCTGCCGCGCCACCTCGAGCGAGCGGGCGTCCATCAGCTCCGCGGTCGCGAAGCCGGCGCCCACCACCTCGGGCAGGGCCGCGGTCGCCGCCTGCAGGGAGGGGAGCACCAGCAGACCGGTGGCGATGTGCCGCTGGATCCGCACGGTGCGGAACACCGCCGAGGAGACGAAGGCGAGGGTGCCCTCGGATCCCACCACCAGGTGGGCGAGGATCTGGGCGGGGGTGTCGAAGTCCAGCAGGGCGTTCAGGCCGTAGCCCATCGTGTTCTTCATCGCGAAGCGCTCGCGCAGCACGCGGGTGGCCTCCGCATCGCCGCGCACCCGGTCCCGCAGGCGCAGCAGCCCCGCATGCAGCGCGGGCTCGTCACGCCGCAGGCGCGCGTCGGCCCCCTCGAGTCCCGTGTCCACCACGGTGCCGCCGGGCAGCACGCACCGCAGCGACTCGAGCGTGCGGTACGAGTTCTCCGCGATCCCCGCCGCCATGCCGGAGGAGTTGTTCGCGATCACCCCGCCGATCGTGCACGCCACCTCGCTGGCCGGGTCCGGTCCCAGGCGGCGCCCGTGCCGCAGCAGCTGCGCGTTGACCTGCCGCAGCGTCGCGCCCGGCCCCACCCGCACCCGTGCCCCGCCGTCCAGCACCTCGATCGCGCGGAAGCCGCGGCGCACGTCGGCCAGCACGCTGTCGCTCTGCCCCTGCCCGGAGAGGCTGGTCCCGCCGGAGCGGAAGGTCAGCGGCCGACGGGTGCGCGTCGCCTCCCGCAGCAGCGCCACCACCTCCGCCTCGCTCGCCGGGGCGGTGACCGCCTCCGGCAGCAGCAGGTAGTGGGAGGCGTCGTGCGCGAGGGCGTGACGGGCCACGAGGTCGGTGTCCAGCAGCGGCGGTGCAACGGTCATGCCTCACGGTAGCCCGCGGGAGAGGCGGGTCACGAGGCGCGTTCTCACGCGGTGAGGCAGGGCGGTACGGTCGGGGCGTGACGGACGCATCCACCTCCCTGGCCCTGTACCTCGACCGACTCACCGCCGCGCTGTCCACCGCCACCGCGGACGAGGACCCGGAGGCCGTGGCGGTGGACCGCGGCATCATCGGCGGCGCCGACGCGCTGGGCGACATCCCCGCGCTCTCCTTCCTCTCCGGCGCGCGCGAGGAGCATCTGGGGGCCGCCGTCTGCTCGGTGGACGGCGAGATCACCGCCGCCGGCACCGACCACGCCTTCCCGCTGCAGTCGATCTCGAAGGCCTTCGCCTACGGCGCCGCGATAGACCTGCACGGCATGGACTACGTGGACGAGGTGGTGGACGAGGAGCCGACGGGCGAGGAGTTCAACGCCCTGAGCATCGACCGCCACTCCCGCAAGCCCAAGAACCCGCTGGTGAACATCGGCGCGATCCGCACCCACGCCATGCTGGGCGGGGAGCAGGCCGAGCGCACCGAGCGCCTGCGCGCCGTGCTCGACGCCGCCGCCGGGCGCCCCCTCGCCCTGCACCGGGAGACCTACCTCGAAGAGCTCGGCACCTCGGACCGCAACCTGGCGCTGGCCTACATGCTCCGCGCCGCCGGCTCGATGGACGAGGACGCCGCCGAGGTGGTGGCCGGGTACATCGAGGGCTGCGCCGTGCTCACCACGGTCACCGATCTCGCCGTCATGGCCGCGACCCTCGCCTCCGGCGGCACCAATCCGCTCACCGGCGAGGAGGTGTTCTCCCGCGTGGCCGCCCGGCAGGTGCTCTCGGTGATGTTCACCTGCGGGATGTATGACAACGCCGGCGACTGGGTGAGCGACGTGGGCCTGCCGGCGAAGTCCGGGGTGGGCGGCGGCATCATCGCCGCGCTGCCCTCCCGCTTCGGGGTGGCCAGCTACGCCCCGCAGCTTGACCTGCACGGCAACTCGGTGCGCGGCACCCTGTTCTTCGAGCGCCTCAGCGCGGACTTCGCCCTCCACATGCTCGACGGCGTGGAGCCGCGCGACCTCGAGGAGTGCGCGCGGGAACTGATGGACGCGGGCACGCACCCGTGAGCGCCGTGCGCCCGCGGGCGTGACCCCGGGGAGCACCTGCCCGGGCGGTGACCGCTCAGAAGGGAGCGAGCACGTGCACGCTGTCCCCGGTGCGGGGCGAGTCCGGCCCCGGCACGGCGGTCAGCAGCATCACCGTGTCCTGCAGCGCCTCGACGGACCGCCGCTGGGCGGGCATCTCGTGGAGGTCTCCGCTCTGCAGCACGAACGGCTCCTCGGCGTTCACGCGGATCGCGCCGCGGAGGATGTAGAGCGTCGCGGGCAGATCGGCCTCGTGCTCGGCCAGCTGGACGCCCTCGCGCAGGGCGATGATGGTCTGCCGCAGCGTGCCGGTGTGCACCACGTGCTGGGTGTGGTGGCCGTCCTCCGCCTCGCGGGCGCGGTCGATGGCCAGGGTCATGACGTTCATCAGTGCGACCACGTCGAACTCCTCTGTCCGGGCTCCTCATCATCGGCCCGGGCGCCGGGACAGTCAATGGCGGGGCGCGTCGGTGCCGGTCCCCCGCGAGGGGCCCGCGGATCGGTAGACTCCCGCCCATGAGTTCCCCGTCGAGCAACGCGCTGGTCCGCCGCCCCTTCGAGGGCCTGCCGAACGAGCAGGACCTGGTGGCGATGCGCCAGCTGATCCCTGCGGCGACGATGGCGGCGAGGACCACCGAGGAGTACGGCGGGCTCGAGGTCGAGCTCGCCACGATCCTGCCGATGGCCTGGCCCTCCGTGCGCCGCACCGACGGCTCCGTCACCGTGGGCATCCAGTCCTCGCTCCCCGGCGGCGACCTCTCCCGCGGCCTGGGCCAGGCGATCCGGCTCGCCGCCGCGCTCGAGCCCGGCAGCCCGGTCACCGCCGTCACGCTGGACGAGGACGCCCCCCGCCTGCAGGACGTGCTCGACCTCTCCGGCGAGTTCACGATCGCGGTGCAGGACACCTTCGAGTTCTGGCTGGACCCCAGCGCCGAGCGCACCGGCGAGATCCAGCAGGCGATCGCCCAGGCGAACGAGTCGATCATGCCCACCCGGCCCGTCGCGGGCCTGCCCCACGCCTACTGGGTGGACGCCGGCCCCAAGGAGCACGTGCGCTGGGTGCTGGATGCCGACGAGGAGCGGGTGATCGACGCGGTCACCCGCCTGCACGCCCGGCGCGAGTCCGCGCTGTGCGAGGGCGCGAAGTACGTGGGCTCCTTCCGCGCCGAGGGCCTGTCGATCCCGGTGTGGGACCTGCCCAAGGGCGCCGGGGTCGAGGCCGCGGAGGCGGAGGCCGAGGAGTTCCGGGCCCGCTTCGAGGAGGCGCTGGCCTCCACCGAGCCGCTCACCGCCCTGGAACGTCGCGCCCGCGGCGGCATCGTGGCACGGCAGGTGACGCTGCGATGAGCACCGCGGGGCCGCTGACGGCGCACCGCCCCGAGCGGGTGGCCGTCGTGATCCCCGCCAAGAACGAGGCGGAGCGGATCGAGGCGACCATCGCCTCGGCACGCCGCCTCGCCGGGGTGGACCTCGTGGTGGTGGTCGACGACGGCTCCACCGACGCCACCTCCGCCGTCGCGATGGGCGCCGACGCCCTGGTGGTGCGGCACAAGACCAACCGCGGCAAGGCCGCGGCGATGGCCACGGGCGCGCAGATGGTCGCGATCCGCGAGGACGCCGAGCGGGCGGACGGCGGCGAGGCCTTCTCCGAGGAGCTGCACGCCGAGCCGCGCACCCCCGGCCACACCGGCCCGCTGCCCGTGATCGCCGAGGGGGAGTCCCAGCCGCGCGCGATGCTGTTCCTCGACGCGGACATGACCGACTCCGCCGTGGCGGCGCAGCCCCTGGTGGACGC encodes the following:
- the glsA gene encoding glutaminase A, with the protein product MTDASTSLALYLDRLTAALSTATADEDPEAVAVDRGIIGGADALGDIPALSFLSGAREEHLGAAVCSVDGEITAAGTDHAFPLQSISKAFAYGAAIDLHGMDYVDEVVDEEPTGEEFNALSIDRHSRKPKNPLVNIGAIRTHAMLGGEQAERTERLRAVLDAAAGRPLALHRETYLEELGTSDRNLALAYMLRAAGSMDEDAAEVVAGYIEGCAVLTTVTDLAVMAATLASGGTNPLTGEEVFSRVAARQVLSVMFTCGMYDNAGDWVSDVGLPAKSGVGGGIIAALPSRFGVASYAPQLDLHGNSVRGTLFFERLSADFALHMLDGVEPRDLEECARELMDAGTHP
- a CDS encoding DUF5926 family protein; this encodes MSSPSSNALVRRPFEGLPNEQDLVAMRQLIPAATMAARTTEEYGGLEVELATILPMAWPSVRRTDGSVTVGIQSSLPGGDLSRGLGQAIRLAAALEPGSPVTAVTLDEDAPRLQDVLDLSGEFTIAVQDTFEFWLDPSAERTGEIQQAIAQANESIMPTRPVAGLPHAYWVDAGPKEHVRWVLDADEERVIDAVTRLHARRESALCEGAKYVGSFRAEGLSIPVWDLPKGAGVEAAEAEAEEFRARFEEALASTEPLTALERRARGGIVARQVTLR